A window from Mya arenaria isolate MELC-2E11 chromosome 9, ASM2691426v1 encodes these proteins:
- the LOC128245915 gene encoding coagulation factor IX-like, with protein sequence MWWNYVIYMFIFFVVFGCEAQTRSEVQASLPVVLDPRDNRDDVSSNIVGGQDAEKDEYIYQVYFTKNARFFCSGLILDKETVLTAVHCFEDGINNGVIHHVVAGDYEYNTYEGTEQIRTLRAIAKHPDYESSDFMSPDLAVIKLTKPFTFNEHVTTAKKRERRARKGGNCWVTGRGAISQGGPIVCFLKDQPVLMGIVSWSGGDCAAYGFSAYSRPRSHRNWIRNQVANL encoded by the exons ATGTGGTGGAATTATgtgatttatatgtttatattttttgtag tttttggATGCGAAGCGCAGACACGATCCGAAGTACAAGCGTCACTTCCGGTTGTTTTGGATCCACGTGACAACAGAGATGACGTGTCATCCAACATCGTCGGTGGACAAGACGCAGAGAAGGATGAGTACAT ATACCAAGTCTACTTCACTAAGAACGCCCGCTTTTTCTGCAGTGGACTTATACTGGACAAAGAAACCGTTCTGACCGCTGTCCATTGCTTTGAAGATGGCATCaa TAACGGCGTTATACACCACGTGGTGGCGGGCGACTATGAGTACAACACGTATGAAGGAACTGAACAGATTCGGACCCTCAGAGCTATCGCTAAA CACCCAGATTACGAATCCAGTGATTTTATGTCACCGGATCTTGCAGTGATCAAACTGACGAAACCTTTCACCTTCAATGAGCACGTTACGACCG CCAAGAAGAGAGAGCGACGTGCAAGAAAGGGTGGAAACTGCTGGGTGACAGGTCGAGGGGCTATTAGTCAAG GTGGACCAATCGTGTGTTTCCTGAAAGACCAGCCGGTGTTGATGGGTATTGTCTCATGGAGCGGGGGTGACTGTGCCGCTTACGGCTTTAGCGCATATTCTAGACCGCGATCGCACCGGAACTGGATCAGAAACCAAGTTGCAAACCTCTAG